In Papaver somniferum cultivar HN1 chromosome 1, ASM357369v1, whole genome shotgun sequence, a genomic segment contains:
- the LOC113353924 gene encoding uncharacterized protein LOC113353924, translated as MESEKRSSHRSGSEYFICFTARNSSSMKISSKSIQSPGRHSGKFGESSASLSSSLSRRLRSNGSIKRSPMFPTGSQKKKGSSLETTAAEPSSPKVTCIGQVRVKTKKQGQKFRRRSKRKGDLSFRKTEQNHQQPQECLPHRNQRWVHLPLSICEALKTFGAEFNCLLPCTKSYSCLTGEKSDQKKRNGRQTTERNNSSCRQVFANWVMTGLHENDQNEMNMDNNDNEMELVVSRREDEMKSETRRNDRSEPFRNSALANRFWESPIQNKEEEEIYPQREAVIVVEEDDTDRESDAEEEEVEDDTGDEPEDENELKSGLEEENFCKTPEKEEMQIFR; from the exons ATGGAATCTGAGAAAAGATCATCGCATAGAAGTGGTAGTGAATACTTCATATGTTTTACAGCAAGAAATTCATCTTCCAtgaaaatatcttcaaaatcaaTTCAAAGTCCAGGAAGACACAGTGGAAAATTTGgagaatcttcagcttcattatCTTCTTCATTAAGCAGAAGGTTAAGAAGCAATGGAAGTATTAAGCGTTCACCAATGTTTCCAACTGGAAGTCAGAAGAAAAAAGGTTCATCTTTAGAAACAACCGCGGCAGAACCATCGTCACCAAAAGTTACTTGTATTGGTCAAGTTCGTGTCAAAACAAAGAAGCAGGGTCAAAAATTTAGAAGAAGATCAAAAAGAAAAGGTGATTTAAGTTTTAGAAAAACGGAACAGAATCATCAACAGCCGCAAGAATGTTTACCACATAGAAATCAAAGATGGGTTCATCTTCCATTATCAATTTGTGAAGCCTTAAAAACCTTTGGGGCTGAGTTTAATTGCTTATTACCTTGTACTAAGTCTTATTCATGTTTAACAGGGGAGAAATCTGATCAGAAGAAGAGAAATGGAAGACAAACTACAGAAAGGAATAATAGTTCTTGTAGACAAGTTTTTGCAAATTGGGTTATGACTGGTTTGCATGAAAATGATCAGAATGAGATGAATATGGATAATAATGATAATGAGATGGAGTTAGTGGTGagcagaagagaagatgaaatgaagagTGAAACGAGAAGAAATGATCG ATCTGAGCCTTTTAGGAATTCTGCTCTTGCTAATCGTTTCTGGGAGTCTCCTatacaaaataaagaagaagaagaaatttatccaCAAAGAGAAGCAGTAATAGTAGTTGAAGAAGATGATACAGATCGTGAAAGtgatgctgaagaagaagaagtggaagatGATACGGGTGATGAACCTGAAGATGAAAATGAACTGAAATCAGGATTAGAAGAAGAGAATTTCTGTAAAACCCCAGAAAAGGAAGAAATGCAGATATTTCGTTAG